The Callithrix jacchus isolate 240 chromosome X, calJac240_pri, whole genome shotgun sequence genome contains a region encoding:
- the LOC144580977 gene encoding actin-related protein T1-like, translating to MFNPHVLDVPAVILDNGSGLCKAGLSGELGPRHVTNSVLGYPKFNKPSARPNQKYLVGREALFKYEALCLHYPVQRGLVRGWDDMEALWKHLFEWELRVNPSQQPFLVTEPSLNPRAIREEVAEIMFEKFRVPAFYLSNHAVAALYASACVTGLVVDSGDGVTCAVPVYEGYSLPHAVTKLYVAGRDITEHLTRLLLASGCNFPCVLNKAVVNSIKEKLCYIAFEPEEELRNCRGKVLGAYRLPDGHVIGFGNELHQVPEVLFAPDRLGIHSPGLSKMVSSSIMKCDADIQKNLFADIVLCGGTTLFPGLEERLMKELEQLASKGTPIKITAPPDRCFSAWIGASIMTSMSSFRPRWVTSVEFKEYGTSVVQRKCF from the coding sequence ATGTTTAATCCACACGTATTAGATGTTCCTGCTGTAATTTTGGACAACGGTTCAGGACTCTGCAAAGCAGGCCTGTCTGGAGAGCTTGGGCCCCGCCATGTCACGAACTCTGTCTTGGGATATCCTAAATTCAACAAGCCTTCAGCAAGACCCAATCAGAAGTACTTAGTGGGGCGAGAAGCCCTGTTCAAGTATGAGGCCTTATGTTTGCACTACCCCGTCCAGCGTGGACTGGTAAGAGGATGGGATGACATGGAGGCACTCTGGAAACATCtctttgagtgggagctgcgagTAAACCCCAGCCAACAGCCTTTCCTTGTGACCGAGCCCTCTTTGAACCCTAGAGCAATTCGAGAAGAGGTTGCAGAAATCATGTTCGAGAAGTTCAGGGTGCCTGCTTTTTACCTGTCTAACCATGCAGTGGCAGCGCTCTATGCCTCTGCCTGTGtcacaggcctggtggtggacaGCGGTGATGGGGTCACTTGCGCTGTCCCCGTCTATGAGGGTTACTCCCTGCCTCACGCAGTCACCAAACTCTATGTGGCAGGGAGGGACATCACAGAGCACCTCACCCGGCTCCTCTTGGCTAGCGGGTGTAACTTCCCTTGCGTCCTTAACAAGGCCGTGGTGAATAGCATCAAAGAGAAGCTGTGCTACATCGCCTTTGAGCCAGAGGAAGAGCTACGCAACTGTCGGGGAAAGGTCCTGGGGGCATACAGACTGCCAGATGGACATGTCATCGGCTTCGGGAATGAGCTGCACCAAGTGCCTGAGGTTCTTTTTGCACCTGACCGGCTGGGCATCCACAGCCCGGGACTCTCAAAAATGGTCTCCAGCAGCATCATGAAGTGTGACGCTGACATCCAGAAGAACCTTTTTGCAGACATTGTGCTCTGCGGGGGCACCACTCTCTTCCCTGGGCTGGAGGAAAGGCTCATGAAAGAATTGGAGCAGCTGGCTTCCAAGGGGACTCCCATCAAGATCACGGCTCCTCCTGACAGGTGCTTCTCTGCGTGGATTGGTGCATCCATCATGACCTCTATGAGCAGTTTCAGGCCCAGGTGGGTCACCTCTGTGGAGTTCAAGGAGTATGGGACATCTGTGGTTCAAAGAAAGTGCTTTTAA